GCTATACATTGTCTGGAGCATTTCCTTGGCTAGTGCTCGAATAGAATCGTCAACCTTTGCGATACGTTTTGCTTTTTGTCTTAGGACTTTATCGCCCAAGTAGTGTAAATCTAGGGGGGGATTCTCTAATTTTTCCTTAGCAACAGCAACGGCAGCAGACATAAACTTTCTAGAACTCTTTAATGAAACGACAGCTTTAGTTGTAATATATTTTCCCATTTTAACAACAATTCCTATGGCTTCCTGCAATTGGGCGATCGCCGATTTACCGGGACTCAGCGCCGAACATCAAAAACGCCTAACATCCAACCATATCCGTACAACTCACCAGCTTTTACTGGCGACCCAAAATCTGAAAGCAAAACATGATCTTGCGGCAAAATTACAAATTCATCCCCAGTACGTTTCCAAGTGGATTGCCCTGGCGGATCTGGCGCGGCTAAAAAGTGTCGGGGTGGAATACTGCGGTCTTATTTTGCATTGTGGGATTGCATCGGTTCCCCAATTAGCCCAAACACCTTTTAATCGACTGCATCAAAGTATCGTCAAACTCCATGTGGCGAATATGCGCCGTCGGGATTTAGCACCATCGGTCGGAATGGTTAAGCAGTGGGTGTCAGAGGCCAAGCGTCTTGCGTAGTGTCTCTAAGCCAAAATTTGAGGCTATTAGCGGTCAGTCGGGCGATCGCCATGTCTCTCGAAACTTTCGGCATAATTGAGGCAAGACGAGACGAGCGGAAAGGATATTCATGATCGAGTGGGCAATCGTTTGGGGTATAGCGCAAATGGGTGGGGCG
This sequence is a window from [Limnothrix rosea] IAM M-220. Protein-coding genes within it:
- a CDS encoding DUF4332 domain-containing protein is translated as MASCNWAIADLPGLSAEHQKRLTSNHIRTTHQLLLATQNLKAKHDLAAKLQIHPQYVSKWIALADLARLKSVGVEYCGLILHCGIASVPQLAQTPFNRLHQSIVKLHVANMRRRDLAPSVGMVKQWVSEAKRLA